The nucleotide window CGCGGTGATGACCATATTTCTAACACACCAAAGCAACTGATGGTTTATGAAGCATTAGGCTGGGAGCCACCGGTCTTTGGGCACATGACGTTGATTGTGAATGAAAGCCGTAAAAAATTAAGTAAGCGGGATGAATCCATTATTCAGTTCATCGAGCAATACGAAGAACTTGGGTACCTACCTGAAGCGTTATTTAACTTTATTACCTTACTAGGCTGGTCACCGGCGGGTGAAGAAGAGCTTTATTCTAAGAATGAGTTTATTGAACTATTCGATGCAAGCCGTCTATCAAAATCGCCGGCATTATTTGATAAACAAAAACTGACGTGGATGAATAACCAATACATGAAAAAGATAGAGGTTGACCGGGTGCTTGAACTTGCACTCCCACACTTAATCAAGGCAGGTCGTGTAAGTGCCAGTCTAACCGATGAAGAGCATCAATGGACTCGCCAATTAGTTGCGCTTTTACAAGAAAAAATGAGCTTTGGTGCAGAAATCATTGGACTATCAGACATGTTCTTTAAAGAGGATGCGGAGTACGAAGAAGATGCAAAGGAAATCTTAGCAGGGGAAACCGTTCCTGAAGTTTTAAAGGCATTTTCTCATGAACTTGATCAGCTAGAAAGCTTTCAAGCGGATGGCATTAAAGCGGCGATGAAGGCAGTTCAAAAATCCACTGGCCAAAAGGGGAAAAATCTGTTTATGCCGATTCGTGCGGCAGTAACAGGGCAGACGCATGGCCCGGATCTGCCGGAGACGATTGAGCTTTTAGGCAAAAATAAAGTTCAAAATAGAATTCATAAAATTATTAGTTAACATTGAAGACAAAATGTAATATAGTATAAGAAAGTAAATTCATAATCTAAAGCGTAGAAGAGGAAAAGTAGAAAAAGGATGCTTGGAAGAGAGAACCATCACCGGCTGAAAGTGGTTTAAGCCTCTCCTAATTTGAAATGCCCCTCTGAGCCCCATTTCGAAAAGGATCAACACCTGAGTAGATATGGGCGGAACCATCCGTTAACAGTTAGAGTGAGACTTTTTTAGCTAGGGAGCCCTGCTTTCATTAGGAATGCATGGAACAAGCTAATGGGTCTAATCAGAGTGGAACCACGCAGCATGCGTCTCTGTCGATACGACAGGGGCGCTTTTTATTTTATAAAAAAACAAAGGGGGGGAATGGCGATGTTCAAAAAGTTTAAGGAGGACGTCGAGGTTGTTTTTGAACAAGATCCTGCGGCAAGGAGTTATCTAGAAGTTATCTTAACGTATTCAGGCTTACATGCGATTTGGTCACATCGAATCGCACACGCGTTCTTTAATCGTAAATTATTCTTTCTGGCACGAGTCATTTCTCAAGTAAGCCGATTTTTTACGGGAATTGAAATCCATCCAGGGGCAAAAATAGGCAGGAGATTTTTTATTGACCACGGTATGGGCGTTGTGATAGGGGAAACGTGTGAAATTGGGGATAATGTAACTATATACCAAGGAGTGACGCTCGGCGGTACGGGGAAAGAAAAAGGGAAACGGCATCCGACGATTAAAGATAATGTCCTGATTGCCACAGGGGCAAAGGTACTGGGGTCGATTACCATCGGCGAAAATTCCAAAATAGGCGGCGGTTCCGTGGTCTTAAAAGAGGTTCCTCCTAATTCGACGGTAGTGGGAATTCCAGGCAGAGTCGTGATCCAGGACGGAAAGCGAATTGGGAAAGATTTAAACCATTGCGACCTGCCGGATCCGATTGCCGACCGCTTAAAAGAAATGCAAGCTGAGGTAAATCAGCTAAAAGAGGAATTGTTTGAATTAAAAGAAGAAGGGATTAAAGTTAATGGCCATTCAAATTTATAATACACTCACAAGAAAAAAAGAAGCCTTCATCCCATTAGAAGAAGGAAAGGTAAAAATGTACGTCTGCGGGCCGACTGTCTATAATTATATCCACATCGGTAATGCCCGTCCGGCGATTACTTTTGATACGGTTCGCCGCTACTTGGAGTACCGCGGCTTTGATGTCCAATATGTCTCTAACTTTACGGATGTTGATGATAAATTGATTCGTGCCGCCCATCAGTTAGGGGTAGATGTCCCAACGGTTGCTGACCGCTTCATCAACGCCTACTTTGAAGATGTTTCCGCTTTAGGCTGTGAAAAAGCGGATGTTCATCCACGGGTAATGGAAAACATGGATATCATTATCGATTTCATTCAGCAATTAGTTGAAAAAGACTATGCCTATGAATCAGAAGGCGACGTTTACTACCGAACACGAAGCTTTGATGGATACGGTAAGCTTTCCCATCAATCGATTGACGATCTGCAAGTTGGAGCAAGGATTGAAGTCGGTGATAGGAAACAAGATGATTTGGACTTTGCTTTATGGAAAGCGGCGAAAGAAGGGGAAATCTTCTGGGATAGCCCTTGGGGACCAGGACGGCCTGGTTGGCATATCGAGTGCTCAGCAATGGCGAAAAAATATCTGGGTGAAACGATTGATATCCATGCCGGCGGTCAAGATTTAACTTTCCCGCACCATGAAAACGAAATTGCCCAATCAGAAGCCTTATCAGGAAAATTATTTTCCCGTTATTGGATGCATAACGGCTATATCAATATTGATAATGAAAAGATGTCAAAATCACTAGGTAATTTCGTGTTAGTGCATGATATTATTAAACGGCATAACCCGCAAGTATTGCGCTTCTTTATCCTATCCGTTCATTATCGTAATCCGATTAATTATAGTGAGGAATTATTGGAGAACACAAAGGCGGCCTATGAACGTTTAACAACTTCATACCAAAATTTAAAACATCGGAAAGAAGCCAGCACAGATTTAACCAATAATAATCAAGAGTGGCTGGATAAAATGGCTGCTTTACAGGAATCATTTATTGAGGCAATGGATGACGACTTTAATACTGCTTTAGCTATTTCAGTTTTATTTGAGCTTTCAAAGCTGGCCAATTACTATCTTTTAGAAAAAAATACAGCGGTGGAGGTCATTGATGCCTTTACAAATCAATTTGAAGAGCTTTTCCGTGTGCTCGGGCTAACACTAGGCAGTGAAGAAATGGTGGATGAAGAAATTGATGCATTGATTGAAAAGCGGAATCAAGCACGGAAGGATCGAAATTTCCAATTGTCTGATCAAATCAGGGATCAGCTGAAGGAAATGAATATTATATTAGAAGATACCGCGCAAGGCACAAGGTGGAAAAGAGGCTAATTCATGCTGGATTATGAAAACAACATCAATGCCAAACAATTGAATAGCCTTGCCTTGGCCTACATGGGCGATGCGGTCTTTGAGTCATATGTGAGGCGACACCTTCTCTATAACGGTAAGGTAAGACCCCATCAATTGCACCGTTTAGCGACAACGTACGTCTCCGCGAAGGCCCAGTGCCAAGTTCTATTTAAACTGATGGAACACCAGGTTTTAAACGAAGAGGAATTAGCAGTGGTGATGCGTGGCAGAAATGCAAAGTCAGGCACGGTTCCAAAAAATACCGATGTTCAGACGTATCGTTACAGCACAGCTTTTGAGGCATTAATGGGCTATTTATTTTTGGAAGAGAAGAAAGAGCGCTTAGAAGAGCTCGTGGAGAAGGCGTTTTTATATGTTGAGGAACAGAAAGGAGGAACGGTACTGTGAATGAGGACTATATCGTTGGAAAAAATCCCGTTATTGAGGCGCTTAAATCGGAGCGGGATATTAATAAAATTTTAATTGCAGAAGGATCGCAGCGTGGTCAAATGCAACAGATTACGCAATTGGCAAAAGAAGCCCATGTCATTGTCCAATATGTCCCAAAGAAAAAGATTGATCAAATCAGTGATCAAAATCATCAAGGCGTCTTAGCCTATGTTGCTGCCTATCAATATGCAGAAATGGATGATTTATTCGCGGCAGCCGAAAAGAAAAATGAAGCACCTTTCTTTTTGTTGCTGGATGAAATTGAGGATCCGCATAACCTTGGATCGATTATGCGGACAGCTGACGCAGTCGGAGCACACGGCATCATTATTCCAAAGAGAAGGGCTGTTGGTTTAACGGCAACAGTTGCGAAGGCCTCAACAGGTGCGATTGAGTATATACCAGTTGTCCGGGTAACAAATATGGCGCGGACGATCGATGAGTTAAAAGAACGAGGCGTTTGGATTGCTGGTACTGATGCAAAAGGAAAGGAAGATTACCGGCAGCTGGATGGAACACTTCCACTTGGTTTAGTGATCGGCAGTGAGGGAAAAGGAATGGGACGGCTAATTCGTGATAAATGTGATTTTCTGATTCAAATGCCGATGGTCGGGAAAGTGACCTCGTTAAATGCTTCAGTTGCTGCATCCTTACTCATGTATGAGGTTTATCGAAAACGGCACCCGCTTGCGAGGTAGTATATATGGATATCCTCCTTGTCGACGGATATAACATTATTGGTGCCTGGCCGGAGCTAAGGGCATTAAAGGAGCGGGATTTACCTGCCGCAAGGGATCGGTTAGTGGAAAGAATGGCAGAATATCAAGCCTTTTCTGGTTACCGTGTCATTGTTGTATTTGATGCTTACTTTGTGCAAGGAACAGAGCAAAAATATAAAAATCATAAAGTTGAGGTCATCTTTACGAAAGAAAATGAAACAGCAGATGAGCGGATTGAAAGAATGGCTATTAGTCTAAACAATCGAAGGACACAAATCCATGTGGCTACATCCGATTTTACAGAGCAATGGGCCATTTTTGGACAAGGGGCCCTACGCAAATCCGCTCGTGAACTGCTTCTGGAAATGTCATCGATCGAAAAAGGAATTGAAAAGAAAGTAAAAAAGATCCAGGAGAAGAAACCCGTTTCCAAAATCCCGATTAGCGATGAAATGGCAGAAATTTTTGAAAAATGGCGCAGAGGGCAGAAATAGGCATCGACTTCAATATATATCTACTGTATACTAGTAATATCTATGCATGTTCGGTGGAGGGGATCTACTTTGAGTACAGACTTCGGGACTAGGATCAACGAACACTTTTTCGTAATGGAAGATGAAGAAATTGTCGATTTGGTGCACCAAGGTGATAGTGAAGCGCTTGATTATTTAATCCATAAGTATCGTAATTTTGTGCGTGCGAAAGCAAGATCCTATTTTTTAATTGGGGCAGATAAAGAGGATATCGTCCAGGAAGGGATGATTGGTCTTTACAAGGCGATCCGTGACTTCCGTGAGGACAAGCTTACCTCATTCAAGGCATTTGCTGAACTATGCATCACAAGGCAAATTATCACGGCAATTAAGACGGCAACACGGCAAAAGCATATTCCGCTGAATTCCTATGTATCCTTGGACAAGCCTATTTATGACGAGGAGTCTGACCGAACGTTGATGGATGTATTGTCGGGCACTAAAGTTCTGGATCCGGAAGAGCTAATTATCAATCAAGAGGAATTTGACCATATAGAAGTCAAGATGACTGAATTACTAAGTGATTTAGAACGGAAAGTATTGGCACTCTATTTAGATGGCCAATCCTATCAGGAGATTTCTGAAGAGCTTAATCGTCATGTGAAATCCATTGATAATGCCTTGCAACGAGTAAAAAGAAAGCTAGAACGCTACCTGGAAATTCGAGAATTCTCATTCTGATTTTTAACGAGATATATGTCATAAGTATGAATCCGCTCTCAGTGGATATTGACAATAATTAGGTGTCGTGTTACATTTTTAGGGATTGAAGGTGTCGAATATGAGCAAAAAAATTATCCTGGCCTGCGTTGATTGCGGCTCGCGAAATTATTCGACCGTAGGCAAGCAGGAGCAGACAGAGAGATTGGAAATAAAGAAATTCTGCAAAACTTGCGCAACCCACACCATCCACCGGGAAACAAAATAATGATAATTGGTACTAGCAAAAGCGACTTAAGATAGTTGGGGGTTACGACGAATGAAACGCATAAAGAAGTTCTTCAGTGATATTATCCGTGAAATGAGAAAGGTAAGTTGGCCAAAACGCGGTGAACTAACTCGCTCTACCGTTACTGTTTTATCAACAGTTGTTTTTTTTGGAGTGTTCTTTGCTGTTCTCGATTTAGGGATTTCAAAATTGATTCGCTTAATTCTTGAATAATTCGTTATCATTCATGGTATAATGGTAATCAATAAAGGAAATTTCAGCTAAAAGCCCGTTTTGACGGGTTTTTTATTTTTGAATATATTAGATTTCCGATTAAAATACAGGGAGGGACGGACATTTAGTCCTCTTATATGGAAAAAAATTGGTATGTAGTCCATACGTACTCAGGTTATGAAAATAAAGTGAAGGCAAATTTAGAAAAACGGGTAGAATCAATGGGCATGGCGGATAAAATCTTCCGTGTGGTTGTACCAGAGGAAGAAGAAACTGAAATCAAAAATGGCAAGAAAAAGGTTGTAAAACGAAAAGTTTTCCCTGGTTATGTGTTAGTGGAAATTGTCATGACAGATGATTCCTGGTATGTCGTACGAAATACACCTGGTGTAACGGGATTCGTTGGCTCATCAGGTTCTGGTTCTAAGCCGACGCCGTTGCTTCCAGAAGAAGTGACTCATTTACTGAAGCGCATGGGCGTAGAAGAGAAGCGAATCGATATCGACTATGAAATTGGTGAAACAGTCCGCGTAAAAGAAGGTCCGTTTGCGAACTTTACTGGGTCTGTTGAAGAGATGGACAAGGATAAAGCTAAGCTTAAAGTTTTAGTCAATATGTTTGGCCGTGATACACCGGTAGAACTCGAATTTACACAAATTGAGAAACTTTAAATAGAAAAGCAGAAGCGCCTTCATCAGAGACGATTTCAAAGAAAAAATATCTTATATTGTAAAAAAACTTGAAATCATTTTTAAATAATGTTACTATTTCATAGGTCAGTATGTCTCCAATGAGAGACTAGACTAATGTTTAAGTTCTTTATGATTAGTATATAAAGACAGATGCCTGAGTGGGAGGGTTCCTAAGGATCCAATTACCACATCACGGACTTTAAGGAGGTGTGTCTCGTGGCTAAAAAAGTAATTAAAGTCGTTAAATTACAAATTCCTGCTGGTAAAGCAAACCCAGCGCCGCCAGTTGGTCCTGCATTAGGTCAAGCCGGTGTTAACATCATGGGATTCTGTAAAGAATTTAACGCTCGTACAGCAGATCAAGCTGGATTGATCATTCCTGTTGAAATCACGGTTTTTGAAGACCGTTCATTTACATTTATTACGAAAACTCCTCCTGCTGCCGTTTTATTGAAAGTAGCAGCTGGAATTCAGTCAGGTTCTGGTGAACCTAACCGTAATAAAGTAGCAACAGTAAAACGTGATACAGTACGCGAGATTGCGGAACAAAAAATGCCTGACCTAAACGCAGCAAGCGTTGAAGCAGCAATGCGCATGGTTGAAGGTACTGCACGCAGCATGGGTATTGTTATCGAAGACTAATCCGTGTAACTGTTTGTAATGAGTGAGGTTGCGTGATTGCGCAACCTTTATTCGTGGGAGGTAACATTCCGCTAAAACCACAATCTAGGAGGAAATAAACATGGCTAAAAAAGGTAAAAAGTATTTAGAAGCTTCTAAGCTTGTAGATCGCTTAAAAGCATACCCAATTGCAGAAGCAATTGATCTTGCTAAGAAAACAAACTACACAAAATTTGATGCAACTCTTGAAGTAGCTTTCCGTTTAGGCGTTGACCCTAAGAAAGCTGACCAACAAATCCGTGGTGCAGTTGTACTTCCAAACGGAACTGGTAAAACTCAACGCGTTTTAGTATTCGCGAAGGGTGAGAAAGTGAAAGAAGCAGAAGCAGCTGGCGCTGATTATGTAGGAGATTCTGAATACATTAACAAAATCCAACAAGGTTGGTTTGACTTTGATGTAATCGTCGCAACTCCTGATATGATGGGTGAAGTTGGTAAACTTGGTCGTGTGTTAGGCCCTAAAGGCTTAATGCCAAACCCTAAAACAGGTACAGTTACATTTGATGTAACTCGTGCTATTAACGAAATCAAAGCAGGTAAAGTTGAATACCGTGTTGACAAGTCAGGTAACATCCACGTGCCAATCGGTAAAGCATCTTTCGAAAACGAAAAGCTTGTTGAAAACTTCAACACTATTTTTGAAACGATGGTAAAAGTGAAACCTTCAGCTGCAAAAGGTACCTACATGAAGAACGTTACTGTTGCTTCAACAATGGGACCTGGTGTGAAGGTAGATCCTTCATCTGTTACAGTTAAATAAATTTTTCCAATTGACAAAACAAAGTAGATTTACTATAATCAATTTTGTTGTTTAAATAAAAAACATTTGTACTGTAGACAGCAGGTGCCAAAAGGCTTAATGTCCTGCCGAGGTGTAGCGAATAGAATCAGCTGAGTAAATTAGCTGTTGTATCCTGCCTCCATGTCTAGAACGATGTGGAGGCATTTACATGCCTGGTATAAATGTAGATAATCTACAGGAGGTGTAAAGATGAGCAGTGCAATCGAAGTAAAAAAACAGATCGTTGACGAAATCACTGGTAAGTTAAAGAATAGTGTATCAACTATTGTTGTTGATTACCGTGGCCTTTCAGTTGCTGAAGTAACTGAACTACGTAAACAACTTCGCGAAGCAGGCGTTGAATTTAAAGTTTATAAAAACTCAATGGCTCGCCGCGCCGCTGAAGCAGCTGAACTTTCTGGTTTAAACGAGGCTTTAACAGGTCCGAACGCCATTGCGTTCAGTACTGAAGATGTAGTAGCACCAGCTAAAATCTTAAATGACTTTGCGAAAAAACACGAAGCACTTGAACTTAAAGCAGGTGTAATCGAAGGAAATGTCGCAACAGTTGAAGAGATTAAAGCTCTTGCAGACCTACCATCACGCGAAGGCTTGCTTTCTATGCTACTCAGCGTACTACAAGCTCCAATTCGCAATCTTGCTCTTGCTGCAAAAGCAGTGGCAGATCAAAAAGAAGAACAAGGCGCATAGAAAAGCGGAAGCGACCGTTTAGCAGCGTATGGCCTGGAGCGCTTCGAACTGAGATAAAGGAAACACAGGGAGCGTTAGCGAGCTGATGTTGACTTATCGTAGGGAGAAGAGCGAAGGACGCTAGCTGCTGGGAGCTGGAGCTGGACAATTTGTGCCCAACAAATAAACGTAACGAAAACTAAGGAGGAAACTTAATCATGACTAAAGAACAAATCATTGAAGCAGTTAAATCTATGACTGTTTTAGAACTTAACGATCTTGTAAAAGCAATCGAAGAAGAATTCGGCGTAACTGCTGCTGCTCCTGTAGCAATGGTAGGCGGAGCTGGTGCTGCTGCTGTTGAAGAGCAAACTGAATTTGATGTAATCCTAGCTAGCGCTGGCGATCAAAAAATCAAAGTTATCAAAGTGGTTCGTGAAATCACTGGTCTTGGTCTTAAAGAAGCAAAAGAACTTGTTGACAATACTCCAAAAGCTGTTAAAGAAGGCGTTTCTAAAGAAGATGCTGAAGCAATCAAAGCTAAGCTTGATGAAGTTGGAGCTAACGTTGAAGTTAAGTAATTTTTCTATAGAAAAGCTCGCTGAATAAGCGAGCTTTTTTTGGATTTAATTATGAAAGTTGAAAATCCTCAGGTTATCTTCAATTATTTTCTCCTCAGGAGGTGAGTCAGATGACTGAACACTACTATTCTCGAACACAGAAGGTTGAAAGTAATCCGGTGTTTTGGGATTACACCTTAAAAAACCATCTATTTCGCTTTAAAACCGATAACGGTGTTTTTTCAAAAAGAGAAGTAGATTTTGGCTCACGTTTACTTATAGAGTCTTTTGTGATGCCGGATGCGGAAGGATTTGTGCTTGATGTAGGCTGCGGCTATGGCCCGATTGGTTTATCGATTGCAAAAGACAATCCAAGGTGTACGGTGCATATGGTTGATGTAAATGAACGAGCCATCCAATTAGCAAGTGAAAATGCATCGCTAAATCGAATTGAAAATGTTGAAATCTATGAAAGTGATCGGTTGTTATCTGTTAAAGGAAATAACTTCGCTGCCATAGTAACAAATCCACCGATTAGGGCAGGAAAAAAGACGGTTCATGATATTTTTGAACAAAGCTACGAACATCTTGTTCCATCAGGCGCTCTTTGGGTTGTTATTCAAAAAAAACAAGGCGCACCATCTACACTGGAAAAATTAAGATCACTATTCTCTGAAGTTGAGACTATTAACAAATCGAAGGGCTATTTTATTATAAAGGCAATAAAGTAGTTGACTCGAAATGTCCGTTGTGGTAGCATTATAAAATGCCATCATAATAATTTCCGTATTATTCCTAAAAAATACTTATTTTTAAGTATAAAAGTGGAATTTGAAGGAAATGATGACAAAATAATAGTCGAAATGTGAAAATGTGGTTTTTGGGTAAAAAACCCTTTTTCTTTTTGTCTAATAGGATGGACCTAAAGGTTCTCCTGATAGACGTTAATAGATTTATTAAATAACGCTTGATTTGAGGGGTGAATCAGTTGACAGGTCAACTAGTTCAGTATGGACGACACCGCCAACGAAGAAGTTACGCACGAATCAGTGAAGTTTTAGAATTACCAAATCTTATTGAAATCCAAACCTCTTCATATCAATGGTTTCTGGATGAGGGATTACGTGAAATGTTCCAGGATATTTCACCAATTGAAGACTTTACTGGTAACCTATCACTAGAATTTATTGATTACAGTCTTGGCGATCCAAAATATTCTGTTGAAGAAACAAAAGAACGGGACGTTACATATTCAGCTCCACTACGTGTAAAAGTACGTCTTGTAAACAAAGAAACAGGCGAAGTAAAAGATCAAGATGTGTTTATGGGTGATTTTCCGCTTATGACGGAAACAGGTACGTTTGTCATCAATGGGGCAGAACGTGTCATCGTTTCTCAATTAGTGCGTTCACCGAGCGTTTACTTCAGTGGAAAACTTGATAAAAATGGCAAGAAGGGCTTCACGGCTACTGTCATTCCGAACCGCGGCGCTTGGCTTGAATACGAAACAGATGCCAAAGATGTCGTATATGTGAGAATAGATCGTACTCGGAAACTGCCCGTTACGGTTCTTTTGCGTGCACTTGGTTTCGGTTCTGATCAAGAAATCATTGATTTGATTGGGGATAACGAGTATATCCGTAATACACTTGAGAAGGACAACACAGAAGGTGTCGACAAAGCGCTTTTGGAAATTTATGAACGACTTCGTCCGGGCGAACCGCCAACCGTTGATAATGCAAAGAGCTTATTAGTATCTCGTTTCTTTGATCCTAAACGTTATGATCTTGCAAATGTAGGACGCTATAAAATTAATAAAAAGCTTCATATTAAGAATCGCTTATTTAATCAGCGCTTAGCGGAGTCACTTGCAGACCCTGAAACGGGTGAAATTATTGCTGAAAAAGGGACACTCCTTGATAGAAGAAACCTTGACAGAATTTTGCCGGCACTTGAAAAGAATATCAATTTCAAAGGCTTTAATCCTGTTGGTGGAGTTGTAGAGGATGAAGTAATCCTTCAAACTATAAAAATCTATGCACCTGGCGATGAAAATGAAAAGGTCATTAATGTATTGGGTAATGCTTATGTGGAAGAACCGATTAAAAATATTACTTCGGCAGATATCATTGCATCAATTAGCTACTTTTTCAACTTGTTACATGGAGTAGGCGATACCGATGATATCGATCACTTAGGTAACAGACGTCTTCGCTCTGTAGGTGAATTGCTGCAGAATCAATTCCGTATTGGGTTATCCCGGATGGAACGTGTGGTTCGTGAAAGAATGTCGATTCAAGACACAGCTACCATTACACCACAGCAATTGATTAATATTCGTCCGGTTATCGCTTCCATCAAAGAATTCTTTGGAAGCTCTCAATTATCACAGTTC belongs to Neobacillus sp. OS1-2 and includes:
- the gltX gene encoding glutamate--tRNA ligase, with the protein product MSNEVRVRYAPSPTGHLHIGNARTALFNYLFARSQGGKFIIRIEDTDKKRNIAGGEQSQLKYLKWLGMDWDESVDVGGEYGPYRQSERNDLYETYYNQLLADGHAYKCYCNEAELEAEREAQMERGETPHYSGKCRHLTEEERHQLEQEGREPSIRMVVPEGKTYTFDDMVKGPVSFESEGMGDWVIIKKDGTPTYNFAVTVDDYLMKISHVLRGDDHISNTPKQLMVYEALGWEPPVFGHMTLIVNESRKKLSKRDESIIQFIEQYEELGYLPEALFNFITLLGWSPAGEEELYSKNEFIELFDASRLSKSPALFDKQKLTWMNNQYMKKIEVDRVLELALPHLIKAGRVSASLTDEEHQWTRQLVALLQEKMSFGAEIIGLSDMFFKEDAEYEEDAKEILAGETVPEVLKAFSHELDQLESFQADGIKAAMKAVQKSTGQKGKNLFMPIRAAVTGQTHGPDLPETIELLGKNKVQNRIHKIIS
- the cysE gene encoding serine O-acetyltransferase, yielding MFKKFKEDVEVVFEQDPAARSYLEVILTYSGLHAIWSHRIAHAFFNRKLFFLARVISQVSRFFTGIEIHPGAKIGRRFFIDHGMGVVIGETCEIGDNVTIYQGVTLGGTGKEKGKRHPTIKDNVLIATGAKVLGSITIGENSKIGGGSVVLKEVPPNSTVVGIPGRVVIQDGKRIGKDLNHCDLPDPIADRLKEMQAEVNQLKEELFELKEEGIKVNGHSNL
- the cysS gene encoding cysteine--tRNA ligase, with product MAIQIYNTLTRKKEAFIPLEEGKVKMYVCGPTVYNYIHIGNARPAITFDTVRRYLEYRGFDVQYVSNFTDVDDKLIRAAHQLGVDVPTVADRFINAYFEDVSALGCEKADVHPRVMENMDIIIDFIQQLVEKDYAYESEGDVYYRTRSFDGYGKLSHQSIDDLQVGARIEVGDRKQDDLDFALWKAAKEGEIFWDSPWGPGRPGWHIECSAMAKKYLGETIDIHAGGQDLTFPHHENEIAQSEALSGKLFSRYWMHNGYINIDNEKMSKSLGNFVLVHDIIKRHNPQVLRFFILSVHYRNPINYSEELLENTKAAYERLTTSYQNLKHRKEASTDLTNNNQEWLDKMAALQESFIEAMDDDFNTALAISVLFELSKLANYYLLEKNTAVEVIDAFTNQFEELFRVLGLTLGSEEMVDEEIDALIEKRNQARKDRNFQLSDQIRDQLKEMNIILEDTAQGTRWKRG
- a CDS encoding Mini-ribonuclease 3 — translated: MLDYENNINAKQLNSLALAYMGDAVFESYVRRHLLYNGKVRPHQLHRLATTYVSAKAQCQVLFKLMEHQVLNEEELAVVMRGRNAKSGTVPKNTDVQTYRYSTAFEALMGYLFLEEKKERLEELVEKAFLYVEEQKGGTVL
- the rlmB gene encoding 23S rRNA (guanosine(2251)-2'-O)-methyltransferase RlmB; this translates as MNEDYIVGKNPVIEALKSERDINKILIAEGSQRGQMQQITQLAKEAHVIVQYVPKKKIDQISDQNHQGVLAYVAAYQYAEMDDLFAAAEKKNEAPFFLLLDEIEDPHNLGSIMRTADAVGAHGIIIPKRRAVGLTATVAKASTGAIEYIPVVRVTNMARTIDELKERGVWIAGTDAKGKEDYRQLDGTLPLGLVIGSEGKGMGRLIRDKCDFLIQMPMVGKVTSLNASVAASLLMYEVYRKRHPLAR
- a CDS encoding NYN domain-containing protein, which produces MDILLVDGYNIIGAWPELRALKERDLPAARDRLVERMAEYQAFSGYRVIVVFDAYFVQGTEQKYKNHKVEVIFTKENETADERIERMAISLNNRRTQIHVATSDFTEQWAIFGQGALRKSARELLLEMSSIEKGIEKKVKKIQEKKPVSKIPISDEMAEIFEKWRRGQK
- the sigH gene encoding RNA polymerase sporulation sigma factor SigH gives rise to the protein MSTDFGTRINEHFFVMEDEEIVDLVHQGDSEALDYLIHKYRNFVRAKARSYFLIGADKEDIVQEGMIGLYKAIRDFREDKLTSFKAFAELCITRQIITAIKTATRQKHIPLNSYVSLDKPIYDEESDRTLMDVLSGTKVLDPEELIINQEEFDHIEVKMTELLSDLERKVLALYLDGQSYQEISEELNRHVKSIDNALQRVKRKLERYLEIREFSF
- the rpmG gene encoding 50S ribosomal protein L33, which encodes MSKKIILACVDCGSRNYSTVGKQEQTERLEIKKFCKTCATHTIHRETK
- the secE gene encoding preprotein translocase subunit SecE yields the protein MKRIKKFFSDIIREMRKVSWPKRGELTRSTVTVLSTVVFFGVFFAVLDLGISKLIRLILE
- the nusG gene encoding transcription termination/antitermination protein NusG — encoded protein: MEKNWYVVHTYSGYENKVKANLEKRVESMGMADKIFRVVVPEEEETEIKNGKKKVVKRKVFPGYVLVEIVMTDDSWYVVRNTPGVTGFVGSSGSGSKPTPLLPEEVTHLLKRMGVEEKRIDIDYEIGETVRVKEGPFANFTGSVEEMDKDKAKLKVLVNMFGRDTPVELEFTQIEKL
- the rplK gene encoding 50S ribosomal protein L11 produces the protein MAKKVIKVVKLQIPAGKANPAPPVGPALGQAGVNIMGFCKEFNARTADQAGLIIPVEITVFEDRSFTFITKTPPAAVLLKVAAGIQSGSGEPNRNKVATVKRDTVREIAEQKMPDLNAASVEAAMRMVEGTARSMGIVIED
- the rplA gene encoding 50S ribosomal protein L1, producing MAKKGKKYLEASKLVDRLKAYPIAEAIDLAKKTNYTKFDATLEVAFRLGVDPKKADQQIRGAVVLPNGTGKTQRVLVFAKGEKVKEAEAAGADYVGDSEYINKIQQGWFDFDVIVATPDMMGEVGKLGRVLGPKGLMPNPKTGTVTFDVTRAINEIKAGKVEYRVDKSGNIHVPIGKASFENEKLVENFNTIFETMVKVKPSAAKGTYMKNVTVASTMGPGVKVDPSSVTVK
- the rplJ gene encoding 50S ribosomal protein L10, which translates into the protein MSSAIEVKKQIVDEITGKLKNSVSTIVVDYRGLSVAEVTELRKQLREAGVEFKVYKNSMARRAAEAAELSGLNEALTGPNAIAFSTEDVVAPAKILNDFAKKHEALELKAGVIEGNVATVEEIKALADLPSREGLLSMLLSVLQAPIRNLALAAKAVADQKEEQGA
- the rplL gene encoding 50S ribosomal protein L7/L12: MTKEQIIEAVKSMTVLELNDLVKAIEEEFGVTAAAPVAMVGGAGAAAVEEQTEFDVILASAGDQKIKVIKVVREITGLGLKEAKELVDNTPKAVKEGVSKEDAEAIKAKLDEVGANVEVK
- a CDS encoding class I SAM-dependent methyltransferase, with translation MTEHYYSRTQKVESNPVFWDYTLKNHLFRFKTDNGVFSKREVDFGSRLLIESFVMPDAEGFVLDVGCGYGPIGLSIAKDNPRCTVHMVDVNERAIQLASENASLNRIENVEIYESDRLLSVKGNNFAAIVTNPPIRAGKKTVHDIFEQSYEHLVPSGALWVVIQKKQGAPSTLEKLRSLFSEVETINKSKGYFIIKAIK